Proteins encoded within one genomic window of Gambusia affinis linkage group LG23, SWU_Gaff_1.0, whole genome shotgun sequence:
- the net1 gene encoding neuroepithelial cell-transforming gene 1 protein isoform X4, with protein sequence MLKFSLLFSFQKRKRRQKDDADTISICSSDFKKWKDSQKDDGDSISICSFDFKEPSTKRVRPHGRVTSLASLISPVKNGAVRRFGQTLQASFRGDSKSSAGPHKPCSKATAPTPPKRRNSTLWSETLDVRQKGTFSTQEIKRQEAIFELSRGEHDLIEDLQLARKAYHDPMLKLSIMSEEELTHIFGNLDDYIPLHEDLLARLSKATGSDGTVGQIGQIVISWLPRLNAYKEYCSNQLAAKALLDQKKQDRRVQDFLQRCLESPFSRKLDLWSFLDIPRSRLVKYPLLLKEILRHTPPDHPDVGLLEEAITIIQGVLSDINIKKGESECQYYIEKLEYLDDRQRDPRIEQCKSLLCHGELRNKSGTKLHVFLFTEILVLTRPVTRNERQCFQVYRQPIPVQDLVLEDLQDGDVRMGGSFRGAFSNSEKAKNIFRVRSQDLSHSQSHTLQVNDVFHKQQWLNCLRSAISVHRPTGEPSTASPHMSNVHSKRRMSSASAIIHLEEPDENCPQQTSQSAPCSPCGSSTSGSPTSSLSSHSSSSLASLSAPLFSSSSLKSKKDKRSLGSLGKRKETMV encoded by the exons GAACCCAGCACCAAGCGTGTCCGTCCACACGGCAGGGTGACGTCGCTAGCCAGCCTCATCTCTCCGGTTAAAAATGGGGCCGTCCGGCGCTTCGGCCAGACCCTCCAG GCCTCTTTCCGGGGTGATAGCAAGTCGTCGGCCGGGCCCCACAAGCCTTGCAGCAAGGCAACGGCCCCCACACCGCCCAAAAGAAGGAACAGCACCTTGTGGTCAGAGACGTTGGACGTCCGCCAGAAAGGAACCTTTTCCACACAGGAGATCAAGCGCCAGGAG GCCATATTTGAGCTGTCTCGTGGAGAACATGACCTGATTGAGGACCTCCAGCTTGCACGCAag GCGTACCATGACCCAATGCTGAAGCTCTCCATCATGTCTGAGGAGGAGCTCACACACATCTTCGGTAACCTGGACGACTATATCCCCCTTCATGAAGACCTGCTGGCCCGGCTCTCCAAAGCCACAGGGTCTGATGGGACCGTGGGCCAAATTGGGCAGATTGTTATCAGCTGG CTTCCCAGGCTCAACGCCTACAAAGAGTACTGCAGCAACCAGCTGGCAGCCAAGGCCTTGCTAGACCAGAAGAAGCAGGACCGGCGGGTGCAGGACTTCCTGCAGCGCTGCCTGGAGTCTCCGTTTAGCCGAAAGCTGGATTTGTGGAGCTTTCTCGACATCCCGCGCTCTCGCCTGGTCAAGTACCCCCTACTGCTGAAGGAGATCCTCAGGCACACTCCCCCAGACCACCCCGACGTAGGCCTCCTGGAGGAAGCT ATCACAATCATCCAAGGCGTTCTTTCCGACATCAACATAAAGAAGGGAGAGTCCGAGTGCCAGTACTACATCGAGAAGCTGGAGTATCTGGACGACAGGCAGAGAGACCCTCGCATCGAACAGTGCAAGAGTCTGTTGTGTCATGGGGAGCTACGCAACAAGAGTGGCACG AAGCTGCACGTGTTCCTGTTCACTGAGATTCTGGTCCTGACCCGGCCCGTCACCAGGAATGAGCGACAGTGCTTCCAAGTGTACCGGCAGCCCATCCCAGTGCAGGACCTGGTGTTGGAGGACCTGCAGGACGGGGACGTCAGGATGGGCGGCTCTTTCAGAGGAGCCTTCAGTAACTCAGAGAAAG CTAAGAACATTTTCCGCGTCCGCTCACAAGACCTGAGCCACTCCCAGTCCCACACGCTACAGGTCAACGACGTCTTCCACAAGCAGCAGTGGCTCAACTGCCTCCGCAGCGCCATCTCAGTCCACAGGCCCACGGGCGAGCCCTCCACGGCGAGTCCACACATGAGTAACGTCCACTCCAAGCGCCGCATGTCCTCCGCTTCTGCCATCATCCACCTGGAGGAGCCGGATGAGAACTGCCCACAGCAGACCTCTCAGTCCGCCCCCTGCTCGCCATGCGGCAGCTCCACATCCGGCTCCCCAACTTCATCACTTTCCTctcactcctcctcctcactggCCTCGCTGTCGGCACCACTCTTCTCTTCATCATCACTCAAAAGCAAAAAGGACAAGAGGTCACTGGGTTCCTTGGGGAAGAGAAAGGAGACGATGGTGTGA
- the net1 gene encoding neuroepithelial cell-transforming gene 1 protein isoform X5, whose amino-acid sequence MVAYDELGSLVPIKRTLQVTDCQNQANKESEEPSTKRVRPHGRVTSLASLISPVKNGAVRRFGQTLQASFRGDSKSSAGPHKPCSKATAPTPPKRRNSTLWSETLDVRQKGTFSTQEIKRQEAIFELSRGEHDLIEDLQLARKAYHDPMLKLSIMSEEELTHIFGNLDDYIPLHEDLLARLSKATGSDGTVGQIGQIVISWLPRLNAYKEYCSNQLAAKALLDQKKQDRRVQDFLQRCLESPFSRKLDLWSFLDIPRSRLVKYPLLLKEILRHTPPDHPDVGLLEEAITIIQGVLSDINIKKGESECQYYIEKLEYLDDRQRDPRIEQCKSLLCHGELRNKSGTKLHVFLFTEILVLTRPVTRNERQCFQVYRQPIPVQDLVLEDLQDGDVRMGGSFRGAFSNSEKAKNIFRVRSQDLSHSQSHTLQVNDVFHKQQWLNCLRSAISVHRPTGEPSTASPHMSNVHSKRRMSSASAIIHLEEPDENCPQQTSQSAPCSPCGSSTSGSPTSSLSSHSSSSLASLSAPLFSSSSLKSKKDKRSLGSLGKRKETMV is encoded by the exons ATGGTGGCTTACGATGAGCTGGGTAGCTTGGTGCCTATCAAACGGACTCTGCAAGTGACAGACTGCCAGAACCAAGCCAACAAAGAATCAGAG GAACCCAGCACCAAGCGTGTCCGTCCACACGGCAGGGTGACGTCGCTAGCCAGCCTCATCTCTCCGGTTAAAAATGGGGCCGTCCGGCGCTTCGGCCAGACCCTCCAG GCCTCTTTCCGGGGTGATAGCAAGTCGTCGGCCGGGCCCCACAAGCCTTGCAGCAAGGCAACGGCCCCCACACCGCCCAAAAGAAGGAACAGCACCTTGTGGTCAGAGACGTTGGACGTCCGCCAGAAAGGAACCTTTTCCACACAGGAGATCAAGCGCCAGGAG GCCATATTTGAGCTGTCTCGTGGAGAACATGACCTGATTGAGGACCTCCAGCTTGCACGCAag GCGTACCATGACCCAATGCTGAAGCTCTCCATCATGTCTGAGGAGGAGCTCACACACATCTTCGGTAACCTGGACGACTATATCCCCCTTCATGAAGACCTGCTGGCCCGGCTCTCCAAAGCCACAGGGTCTGATGGGACCGTGGGCCAAATTGGGCAGATTGTTATCAGCTGG CTTCCCAGGCTCAACGCCTACAAAGAGTACTGCAGCAACCAGCTGGCAGCCAAGGCCTTGCTAGACCAGAAGAAGCAGGACCGGCGGGTGCAGGACTTCCTGCAGCGCTGCCTGGAGTCTCCGTTTAGCCGAAAGCTGGATTTGTGGAGCTTTCTCGACATCCCGCGCTCTCGCCTGGTCAAGTACCCCCTACTGCTGAAGGAGATCCTCAGGCACACTCCCCCAGACCACCCCGACGTAGGCCTCCTGGAGGAAGCT ATCACAATCATCCAAGGCGTTCTTTCCGACATCAACATAAAGAAGGGAGAGTCCGAGTGCCAGTACTACATCGAGAAGCTGGAGTATCTGGACGACAGGCAGAGAGACCCTCGCATCGAACAGTGCAAGAGTCTGTTGTGTCATGGGGAGCTACGCAACAAGAGTGGCACG AAGCTGCACGTGTTCCTGTTCACTGAGATTCTGGTCCTGACCCGGCCCGTCACCAGGAATGAGCGACAGTGCTTCCAAGTGTACCGGCAGCCCATCCCAGTGCAGGACCTGGTGTTGGAGGACCTGCAGGACGGGGACGTCAGGATGGGCGGCTCTTTCAGAGGAGCCTTCAGTAACTCAGAGAAAG CTAAGAACATTTTCCGCGTCCGCTCACAAGACCTGAGCCACTCCCAGTCCCACACGCTACAGGTCAACGACGTCTTCCACAAGCAGCAGTGGCTCAACTGCCTCCGCAGCGCCATCTCAGTCCACAGGCCCACGGGCGAGCCCTCCACGGCGAGTCCACACATGAGTAACGTCCACTCCAAGCGCCGCATGTCCTCCGCTTCTGCCATCATCCACCTGGAGGAGCCGGATGAGAACTGCCCACAGCAGACCTCTCAGTCCGCCCCCTGCTCGCCATGCGGCAGCTCCACATCCGGCTCCCCAACTTCATCACTTTCCTctcactcctcctcctcactggCCTCGCTGTCGGCACCACTCTTCTCTTCATCATCACTCAAAAGCAAAAAGGACAAGAGGTCACTGGGTTCCTTGGGGAAGAGAAAGGAGACGATGGTGTGA